A single Paenibacillus kribbensis DNA region contains:
- a CDS encoding AbrB/MazE/SpoVT family DNA-binding domain-containing protein, whose amino-acid sequence MKNTGMTRPLDTLGRIVIPKEMRNSMEIKTGDPIEFYVDIETGFLSMRKYIGVSCNLCSSTQDLTYFKDSFLCKTCILNLKGNIGVSPIPVPVVKEPAYKEKRANRSSSQYWVEKLKRLMHEHPTAKQGEYAEWLGVSHGRISQLKKLL is encoded by the coding sequence TTGAAAAATACAGGTATGACACGTCCCTTGGATACATTAGGCCGGATTGTTATTCCTAAGGAAATGCGAAACTCTATGGAGATTAAGACTGGCGATCCTATAGAATTTTATGTAGATATTGAAACAGGATTTTTGAGTATGCGGAAGTATATTGGAGTCTCTTGCAATTTGTGCAGTTCAACCCAAGATTTAACCTATTTCAAGGATTCATTTCTATGTAAAACATGCATACTCAACCTGAAAGGAAACATAGGTGTAAGTCCAATACCTGTCCCTGTTGTTAAGGAACCTGCGTATAAAGAAAAACGAGCAAATCGGTCGTCTTCACAATATTGGGTTGAGAAGCTAAAAAGACTTATGCACGAGCATCCAACAGCCAAGCAAGGTGAATATGCTGAATGGCTTGGCGTATCCCATGGCCGTATTTCCCAGCTTAAAAAGCTGTTATAG
- a CDS encoding stalk domain-containing protein produces MRFISEAFKAEVDWKPERNTVIIRSAGQVKML; encoded by the coding sequence TTGCGTTTTATCAGCGAAGCTTTTAAAGCAGAAGTAGATTGGAAACCGGAGAGGAACACTGTCATTATACGAAGTGCTGGCCAAGTAAAAATGCTGTAG
- a CDS encoding MarR family winged helix-turn-helix transcriptional regulator: MATTGKNKKSSQERSPSVCTCINLRRSSMAVTGLYDRYLAPSGLNISQFSLLKHLTALGPASVSELALEMRLDRTTIVRNLKALEHSGYVEDTSAEGSRNRCLALTESGRTVYNDAAELWEEAQRFLQESLGNGELQILTLLLSKIENLGL, encoded by the coding sequence ATGGCAACGACAGGGAAGAATAAGAAATCTTCGCAGGAGCGATCACCTTCAGTCTGTACCTGCATCAATCTGCGCCGTTCCTCGATGGCTGTTACGGGACTGTATGACCGGTATCTGGCCCCGAGCGGACTCAATATTAGCCAATTCTCGCTACTCAAGCACTTAACTGCGCTGGGACCGGCAAGTGTAAGCGAATTGGCGCTGGAGATGCGGCTCGACCGGACTACGATTGTGCGCAATTTGAAGGCACTGGAGCATAGCGGATATGTGGAGGATACATCTGCTGAGGGCAGTCGCAACCGCTGCCTTGCTCTGACAGAGAGTGGAAGAACGGTATACAACGACGCAGCAGAGCTTTGGGAGGAGGCGCAGCGTTTTTTGCAGGAGTCATTGGGAAACGGGGAGTTGCAGATACTGACCTTACTCTTATCCAAAATTGAAAATTTGGGTTTGTGA
- a CDS encoding (Fe-S)-binding protein: MLESVPDMRENIIAEMKTYVSEDKGNVCEELQSPYYEEPIIQFAAANDPLFEEYKRVVGPDHATPQEAFERSFGMRSFDGGTVISVVLPISETIRKANRAQKYRASREWVLLRTFGDEYFVQSARRHLTGYLAGLGYRAVAPLDTDWYSIHGAAGGPISNWSERHIAYAAGLGTFSINDGFITEKGIAIRLLSVVTDLKVTPDARTSSATGHTGNCLLCSKGICGVCITRCPVQAISKDGGHDKIACMKFVYGQASRDFAVLNGGEAKSGAGCGLCQTKVPCESRNPMRTAR, translated from the coding sequence ATGCTTGAATCCGTACCGGATATGAGAGAAAACATCATAGCCGAGATGAAAACCTATGTGAGCGAAGACAAAGGTAATGTTTGCGAAGAATTACAGAGCCCTTATTACGAGGAGCCGATTATTCAATTTGCCGCGGCCAATGATCCTTTATTTGAGGAGTACAAAAGAGTGGTAGGGCCCGACCACGCCACGCCGCAGGAAGCATTTGAACGTTCCTTTGGAATGAGGAGTTTTGATGGAGGCACCGTTATCAGCGTTGTGCTGCCGATCAGTGAGACGATCCGCAAGGCTAATCGTGCGCAAAAATATAGAGCCTCAAGGGAATGGGTGCTGCTGCGAACCTTTGGGGATGAATATTTTGTACAGTCTGCGAGGCGGCATTTGACGGGATACTTAGCAGGCCTCGGTTACCGTGCGGTTGCGCCGTTGGATACAGATTGGTACAGCATCCATGGTGCCGCAGGGGGGCCGATCTCCAACTGGTCGGAGCGCCACATTGCATATGCTGCGGGTCTTGGCACCTTCAGTATCAACGACGGCTTCATCACCGAAAAAGGAATTGCCATCCGCCTGCTGTCCGTGGTGACCGATCTCAAGGTGACGCCTGATGCCAGAACATCTTCAGCCACAGGCCATACCGGAAACTGCCTGCTGTGCAGCAAGGGCATCTGCGGTGTGTGCATTACCCGCTGCCCTGTGCAAGCCATCAGCAAGGACGGCGGACATGACAAAATCGCCTGCATGAAATTTGTGTATGGCCAGGCATCACGGGACTTTGCGGTTCTAAACGGCGGCGAGGCCAAATCGGGTGCTGGCTGCGGACTGTGCCAGACCAAGGTACCCTGCGAGAGCAGGAATCCGATGCGGACCGCCCGGTGA
- a CDS encoding glycoside hydrolase family 11 protein, giving the protein MKQKRMRLFLAILICFSLTLPAVTAQAATTITSNQSGTQDGYYYELWKDSGTTSMTLNSGGTFSAQWSNIGNALFRKGKKFNETQTHQQIGNISVNYSANYQPNGNSYLCVYGWTVDPLVEYYIVDSWGSWRPPGATSKGTITVDGGTYDIYETIRVNQPSIKGNATFKQYWSVRTSKRTSGTISVSEHFKKWESLGMTMGKMYETSLTVEGYQSSGSATVTSNTITIGGNSGGGTTPPPSTATKVEAESMTKGGQYTGNISSPFNGVALYANNDLVKYTQYFESGTHSFSLRGASNNSNMARVDLKIGGQTKGTFYFGGSNPAVYTLNNVSHGTGNQEIELVVTADNGTWDAYIDYLEIN; this is encoded by the coding sequence ATGAAACAAAAAAGAATGAGGTTATTTTTGGCGATTTTAATTTGTTTTTCACTTACTTTACCAGCAGTAACCGCACAGGCGGCAACAACGATCACCTCAAATCAAAGTGGAACCCAAGACGGCTACTACTATGAGTTGTGGAAGGATTCCGGGACTACAAGTATGACTCTCAATAGTGGTGGCACGTTCAGTGCCCAGTGGAGTAACATCGGAAATGCGTTATTCCGTAAAGGCAAGAAATTCAACGAGACCCAGACACATCAGCAAATTGGAAACATATCCGTAAACTACAGTGCCAACTACCAGCCAAACGGCAATTCGTATTTATGTGTCTATGGGTGGACGGTTGACCCGCTCGTAGAATATTACATCGTCGATAGCTGGGGCAGCTGGCGTCCGCCTGGAGCAACGTCAAAGGGCACGATTACCGTTGACGGGGGGACATATGACATATATGAGACTATTCGAGTCAACCAACCTTCGATTAAAGGCAATGCAACTTTTAAGCAGTATTGGAGTGTCCGAACGTCGAAGCGCACGAGCGGAACCATATCTGTTAGCGAACACTTCAAGAAGTGGGAGAGCTTAGGAATGACAATGGGCAAGATGTATGAAACTTCGCTTACGGTAGAGGGATATCAAAGCAGTGGGAGTGCTACTGTGACTAGTAATACAATTACGATCGGCGGCAACTCCGGCGGCGGAACTACTCCTCCTCCAAGCACAGCTACGAAAGTGGAAGCCGAGAGTATGACTAAAGGCGGTCAGTACACCGGAAATATCAGTTCGCCGTTCAACGGAGTCGCTTTATACGCCAACAATGATTTGGTGAAATATACACAGTATTTCGAGAGCGGCACCCATAGTTTTTCACTCCGTGGTGCTTCGAACAACTCCAACATGGCCAGAGTCGACTTAAAAATCGGTGGACAGACGAAGGGTACCTTCTACTTCGGCGGGAGCAATCCTGCGGTCTATACCCTAAACAATGTCAGCCATGGAACCGGAAATCAAGAGATTGAGCTCGTTGTAACAGCCGATAACGGGACATGGGATGCTTACATTGATTATCTGGAGATCAACTGA
- a CDS encoding polysaccharide deacetylase family protein: MFMAKAGKWVAIGSLVVSLFTGSLVISDDEALAAECSNGYVALTFDDGPNSHNTTTLLNTLKQNGLRATLFNVGQNAQNYPSLVRDQQAAGMWIGNHSWSHPHMTQLSNSQMSSEITRTQQTVQSITGTAPKLFRPPYGETNATLRSIETQNGLTEVLWNVDSQDWNGATTAQIVAAAGRLQNGDVILMHDQYQTTLQAIPQVAQNLKSRGLCSGMISPSTGRAVAPDGGSGGTPSTGTKMEAESMTKGGQYTGNISSPFNGVALYANNDSVKYTQYFESGTHNFSLRGASNNSNMARVDLKIGGQTKGTFYFGGSNPAVYTLNNVSHGTGNQEIELVVTADNGTWDAYIDYLEIN; the protein is encoded by the coding sequence ATGTTTATGGCTAAAGCAGGAAAATGGGTGGCGATCGGGTCGCTCGTCGTGTCTTTGTTCACGGGCTCACTGGTGATTTCCGATGACGAGGCGCTTGCGGCCGAATGTTCGAACGGCTATGTAGCATTAACCTTCGACGATGGTCCGAATTCCCACAACACCACAACGCTGCTTAACACACTGAAGCAAAACGGCTTGCGCGCGACGCTCTTCAACGTTGGACAGAACGCACAGAATTACCCGTCACTCGTACGCGACCAGCAGGCAGCAGGCATGTGGATCGGCAACCATTCATGGTCACATCCGCATATGACGCAACTGAGTAACTCACAGATGTCATCGGAAATTACACGCACGCAACAAACGGTGCAGTCCATTACCGGCACGGCACCGAAGTTGTTCCGTCCGCCGTACGGCGAGACCAACGCGACCTTGAGGTCCATCGAGACTCAAAACGGTCTTACCGAAGTGCTGTGGAACGTTGACTCCCAGGACTGGAACGGCGCCACCACCGCCCAGATCGTAGCCGCCGCGGGCAGGCTGCAAAACGGCGACGTGATCCTGATGCATGACCAGTATCAGACTACGCTCCAAGCGATCCCGCAGGTCGCGCAGAACCTCAAGAGCCGTGGTCTTTGCTCTGGCATGATCTCGCCAAGCACCGGCCGGGCGGTCGCGCCTGACGGCGGAAGCGGTGGTACACCAAGCACAGGTACAAAAATGGAAGCCGAGAGTATGACCAAAGGCGGCCAGTACACCGGAAATATCAGCTCGCCGTTCAACGGAGTCGCTTTATACGCCAACAATGATTCGGTGAAATATACGCAGTATTTCGAGAGCGGTACCCATAATTTTTCACTTCGTGGTGCTTCAAATAACTCCAATATGGCCAGAGTTGACTTAAAAATCGGTGGACAGACGAAGGGTACCTTCTACTTCGGTGGAAGCAATCCTGCGGTCTATACTCTAAACAATGTCAGCCATGGAACCGGAAATCAAGAGATTGAGCTCGTTGTAACAGCCGATAACGGGACATGGGATGCGTACATTGATTATCTGGAGATCAACTAA
- a CDS encoding NHLP leader peptide family RiPP precursor — protein MATEVLQTQVIQKAWEDASFREKLMTDPKSAIRDVLGVVIPDHIQIKTLEETPDQFYLVIPPDPSGVLAASQKPRSMW, from the coding sequence ATGGCTACTGAAGTTCTTCAAACACAAGTCATTCAAAAAGCTTGGGAGGATGCCAGTTTCAGAGAAAAACTAATGACAGATCCCAAATCTGCAATACGTGATGTGTTAGGAGTCGTGATCCCCGATCATATCCAAATCAAAACGTTAGAAGAAACACCTGATCAGTTTTATCTGGTCATCCCTCCAGACCCTTCTGGCGTGCTCGCCGCATCCCAGAAACCTCGCTCGATGTGGTAA
- a CDS encoding sensor histidine kinase produces the protein MRHVPKAVAALLAVIVMLLSLGHPAYAAKTTPEREYKIPSWDMRWGVEGEDGSLDEVRDPGKTWMHIQDDSQLPTQPGNIGSAWIRIRLPSLYDETPAVLFENIYGRHITLYKDGINFYESYRGYNYENNRILIPLKPEDSGKTLYIWTESSRNRLGIIGNVITGDYRDLLGNLVRMDVLDIVLGSTFIFIALVLLICSFFLFRPSMAMWLSLSAIVLSIGLMIVTYSPFLYTFYRSFGKLYLQLFDVGMFILLPSLAYFFEQNISSILLIRQFRKVLTAYSLFCFTMMIVNLGAQERLNDVYYFFSVTVLYVLLVALLVLLVFASVRRALKGDHEAIILSTGFAFFAVISISELTWFFIREGHYNLFLWKWGVFGFVLALIAILGRRLAEKHKQVVRYSRELEMFNNELQRSEKMEIISDLAASVAHEVRNPLQVTRGFLQLMSKQEDGKNKDYLYIALEELDRASAIITDFLTFAKPEFEQTKTLTILDEFKHIEGIISPMANLQGGKISLDIPQEIKVRGNSSKFKQAFINIIKNSIEALRDQGHIQIWAYVDNGEAVIHIRDNGEGMDAQTLSRLGEPYFSNKTKGTGLGMMVTFRIIETMNGKISFTSAKGVGTEATIRFPVAG, from the coding sequence ATGAGGCATGTGCCCAAAGCTGTCGCCGCCTTGCTGGCGGTCATAGTGATGCTGTTGTCGCTGGGCCACCCCGCCTATGCGGCGAAGACGACCCCGGAAAGAGAATATAAGATCCCCTCGTGGGATATGAGATGGGGAGTGGAAGGGGAGGATGGATCTCTAGATGAAGTAAGGGACCCTGGCAAGACCTGGATGCATATTCAGGACGATTCACAGTTGCCCACGCAGCCCGGCAATATCGGCTCCGCCTGGATTCGTATTCGTCTGCCATCGCTATATGATGAAACGCCGGCGGTGCTTTTTGAAAATATTTATGGCCGGCATATTACGCTGTATAAGGATGGCATCAATTTTTACGAATCCTACCGTGGTTACAATTATGAGAACAATCGTATTCTAATTCCGCTGAAACCGGAAGATAGCGGTAAAACATTATACATATGGACAGAAAGCAGCCGGAATAGACTGGGTATTATTGGAAATGTGATCACTGGTGATTATCGCGACTTGCTGGGGAATTTGGTCAGGATGGATGTTTTGGATATCGTACTAGGCAGTACGTTCATTTTCATTGCCCTGGTACTGCTGATCTGCTCGTTCTTTCTGTTCCGTCCAAGTATGGCCATGTGGCTGTCTCTCAGCGCAATTGTACTGTCCATTGGTCTGATGATTGTGACGTATTCGCCTTTTCTGTATACGTTCTATCGCAGCTTTGGCAAGCTGTATTTACAGCTCTTTGATGTGGGAATGTTCATCTTGTTGCCTTCACTAGCGTACTTTTTTGAACAAAATATTAGTTCGATTCTACTGATTCGCCAGTTTCGAAAGGTGTTAACTGCCTACTCCCTGTTCTGCTTCACCATGATGATTGTGAATTTGGGTGCACAAGAGCGGTTAAACGATGTGTATTATTTCTTCAGTGTAACAGTCCTGTATGTATTGCTCGTGGCTTTGCTAGTACTGCTGGTGTTTGCTTCGGTTCGCAGGGCACTTAAGGGAGATCACGAAGCGATTATTTTATCGACAGGCTTTGCTTTTTTCGCAGTGATCTCCATTAGTGAGCTGACCTGGTTCTTCATCCGGGAAGGACACTATAATTTGTTCCTGTGGAAATGGGGCGTGTTCGGCTTTGTGCTGGCGTTGATTGCGATTTTGGGCAGAAGGCTGGCTGAAAAGCATAAGCAGGTGGTTCGCTATTCCAGAGAGCTGGAGATGTTTAATAATGAGCTTCAACGTTCGGAAAAAATGGAGATCATCAGCGATCTGGCTGCATCTGTAGCGCATGAAGTACGCAATCCACTTCAAGTTACTCGCGGATTTCTCCAGTTGATGAGCAAGCAGGAGGATGGCAAAAACAAAGATTATCTGTATATTGCGCTGGAGGAGCTGGATCGGGCTTCCGCGATTATTACCGATTTTCTTACCTTTGCCAAGCCGGAATTTGAACAAACCAAAACGCTGACTATATTGGACGAATTCAAGCATATTGAAGGAATCATTAGTCCGATGGCTAATTTGCAAGGCGGTAAAATTTCGCTGGATATTCCCCAGGAAATCAAAGTACGCGGGAATTCCTCCAAGTTCAAGCAGGCGTTCATCAATATTATCAAAAACAGCATTGAAGCGCTGCGGGATCAGGGTCATATTCAGATATGGGCTTATGTGGACAACGGAGAAGCTGTCATTCATATTCGGGATAATGGTGAAGGAATGGATGCTCAGACCTTATCGAGACTGGGTGAGCCTTATTTTTCGAATAAGACTAAAGGCACGGGCCTGGGGATGATGGTGACCTTTCGGATTATTGAAACGATGAATGGCAAAATATCTTTCACAAGTGCAAAAGGGGTGGGAACAGAAGCGACCATCCGCTTCCCCGTAGCCGGATAA
- a CDS encoding bifunctional 3-deoxy-7-phosphoheptulonate synthase/chorismate mutase: protein MSNNENSLELLREQLDATNLQLLELLSQRAELAGKLGKLKEAQGVPDFDPVREQQMLDKLIAANRGPFDDATIRQLFKNIFKASLNYQKEEHKKHLIVSRKNQPDSTVIKVKDTLVGGKASIMVAGPCSVESYQQTREVGAALKEAGVPILRGGAFKPRTSPYDFQGLGVEGLQILKRVGDEFGLATISEIVDPRHLEEAIQYIDIIQIGARNMHNFELLKAAGETRTPVLLKRGLAATMEEFLHAAEYIVSRGNTQVMLIERGIRTYEKWTRNTLDISAVPILKKESHLPVLVDVTHSTGRKDILAPCAKAALAAGADGIMVEVHPNPAVALSDAQQQLNIPEFNKFMSEVKESGLFKA, encoded by the coding sequence ATGTCGAACAATGAAAATTCTTTGGAGCTGCTGCGGGAACAGCTCGATGCTACAAACCTGCAATTGCTGGAGCTGCTGTCCCAACGCGCTGAATTGGCGGGAAAGCTTGGAAAATTAAAGGAAGCACAAGGGGTACCTGACTTTGATCCGGTGCGTGAGCAACAAATGCTCGACAAGCTGATTGCGGCTAACCGTGGACCTTTTGACGATGCAACAATTCGCCAGCTGTTCAAAAATATTTTCAAGGCTTCGCTGAACTATCAAAAAGAAGAGCACAAAAAGCATCTGATCGTCAGCCGCAAAAATCAGCCAGACAGCACGGTCATTAAGGTCAAAGACACATTGGTGGGCGGCAAGGCCTCCATCATGGTTGCAGGTCCATGCTCGGTGGAAAGCTACCAGCAAACTCGCGAAGTGGGAGCGGCCCTCAAAGAGGCAGGTGTACCGATTCTTCGCGGTGGTGCGTTCAAACCGCGCACATCCCCGTACGATTTCCAAGGGCTGGGCGTTGAAGGTCTGCAAATTCTCAAACGCGTAGGCGACGAGTTCGGGCTGGCGACGATCAGTGAAATCGTCGATCCAAGACATTTGGAGGAAGCCATCCAATACATCGACATCATTCAAATCGGTGCGCGCAACATGCATAACTTTGAGTTGCTTAAGGCTGCGGGTGAAACGAGAACTCCGGTTCTGCTCAAGCGCGGACTGGCTGCAACCATGGAAGAATTCCTTCATGCTGCGGAATACATCGTTTCTCGTGGCAACACACAAGTCATGCTGATTGAGCGCGGTATTCGCACGTATGAAAAATGGACCCGCAACACGCTGGACATTTCCGCTGTACCGATTTTGAAAAAGGAAAGCCATCTGCCAGTACTGGTTGACGTGACTCACTCCACAGGACGCAAGGACATCTTGGCCCCTTGCGCCAAAGCCGCATTGGCTGCCGGAGCTGACGGTATCATGGTAGAGGTTCATCCGAACCCGGCAGTCGCTCTGTCCGATGCTCAGCAACAGCTGAACATTCCTGAGTTCAATAAGTTCATGTCAGAAGTCAAAGAATCCGGTTTATTCAAAGCATAA
- a CDS encoding DUF1593 domain-containing protein, translated as MRKRKGLSAFLLAMICILIISGCSGKAPAVTKNESAVPAEKQTEAKVENKAAKARTVITTDGEVDDMNSVIRFLLYSNEMDLSGIVLTSSVYHYAGDEKAGIKPFRWTGTQWVTNMIDAYGEIYPNLIKHADGYPKPEYLKSVTKIGNISYKGEMDKETEGSNFLKTLFLDDDKRDLYVQTWGGTNTTARALKSIEDQYKNTDQWETIRKKVSDKLVLYIILDQDDSYNKYIAKNWPDIRIINDQSNFWHFAYAWKMHTEKVNSKLHGEWNFKNIKDGHGKLLSMYALMGDGNIIKGELPEEQRGTEAYLKKNPQYNKYDFISEGDSPSFFYLIDNGLRSMENPTYGGWGGRFGVVNDKLFRNTVLDYDVYTKRFEAEYSLMRWFDDIQNDFAARADWAIASDYKGANHNPTLTVKEGLNLTASPGEKITLHSEGSDPDGDQLTYKWWRYFEADTYEDSKVKPAQVKPEMLGNLQLGLHREVAKGEKLNTIDLQGSDTNTMSFTVPADAKSGNTIHIIAEVQDNGKHTLKHYQRVIVTVK; from the coding sequence ATGAGAAAAAGAAAAGGGTTAAGCGCTTTTTTGTTAGCTATGATATGTATTTTGATCATCAGTGGTTGTAGTGGGAAGGCTCCCGCTGTTACCAAGAATGAAAGCGCTGTTCCAGCAGAAAAACAAACGGAAGCTAAAGTAGAAAATAAAGCAGCCAAGGCCAGAACGGTTATCACTACCGATGGAGAAGTCGATGATATGAACTCCGTGATTCGCTTCCTTCTCTATTCCAATGAAATGGACTTGTCCGGGATCGTACTGACCAGCTCTGTATATCATTATGCAGGGGATGAAAAGGCCGGCATCAAGCCATTTAGATGGACCGGAACACAATGGGTAACGAATATGATCGATGCCTACGGAGAAATTTATCCTAACTTAATCAAACATGCTGATGGCTATCCAAAGCCTGAATACCTTAAGAGTGTCACCAAAATAGGCAACATCTCATACAAAGGTGAAATGGACAAGGAAACGGAAGGCTCCAACTTCCTTAAAACCCTTTTCCTGGACGATGACAAAAGAGATTTGTACGTGCAAACTTGGGGTGGAACCAATACTACAGCCAGAGCGCTAAAATCCATTGAAGACCAATATAAAAATACAGATCAATGGGAAACGATTCGAAAAAAAGTAAGCGATAAGCTCGTGCTGTATATCATTTTGGACCAGGACGATAGCTACAATAAGTACATTGCAAAAAATTGGCCTGACATCAGAATCATCAACGACCAATCGAACTTCTGGCATTTTGCCTACGCCTGGAAAATGCATACGGAAAAAGTAAACAGCAAGCTGCATGGAGAATGGAATTTCAAAAATATCAAAGATGGTCACGGAAAGCTGCTGAGTATGTACGCTTTGATGGGTGATGGAAATATCATCAAAGGCGAATTGCCTGAAGAGCAAAGAGGCACTGAAGCCTACTTGAAGAAAAATCCTCAATATAACAAATATGACTTTATTTCGGAAGGGGATTCTCCGTCCTTCTTCTATCTGATTGATAACGGCTTGCGGAGTATGGAAAACCCGACCTATGGAGGCTGGGGAGGCCGCTTTGGTGTCGTTAACGACAAATTATTTAGAAATACCGTGTTGGATTATGATGTATATACGAAAAGATTCGAAGCGGAATACTCTCTGATGCGTTGGTTTGATGATATTCAAAATGACTTTGCTGCTCGTGCAGATTGGGCGATTGCATCCGACTACAAAGGCGCCAACCACAATCCAACGTTGACTGTTAAAGAAGGATTGAATCTCACTGCGAGTCCAGGGGAAAAAATTACGTTGCATTCGGAAGGCTCCGATCCAGATGGGGATCAATTAACCTATAAATGGTGGAGATACTTTGAAGCAGATACGTATGAGGATTCTAAAGTAAAACCAGCACAGGTTAAACCTGAAATGCTGGGTAATTTGCAGCTCGGACTTCATCGTGAAGTAGCTAAAGGTGAAAAGCTGAACACCATCGACCTGCAAGGCAGTGACACGAACACCATGAGCTTCACCGTTCCTGCAGATGCCAAATCAGGAAATACGATTCATATCATTGCTGAAGTACAGGATAACGGAAAGCATACATTGAAACATTATCAACGTGTCATTGTAACCGTAAAATAA
- a CDS encoding aspartyl-phosphate phosphatase Spo0E family protein, which produces MIRDDILRQKLEKARQKLYVLQAKHGFSHASVLRQSVILDNLINQYNRHFYIKEKNPTTQVQPAERGTFDEVLSS; this is translated from the coding sequence ATGATAAGAGACGACATTTTACGTCAAAAACTGGAGAAAGCTCGTCAAAAGCTGTATGTTTTGCAAGCAAAACATGGCTTCAGCCACGCCAGTGTGCTTAGACAGTCTGTAATTCTGGATAACCTCATCAATCAATATAACCGCCATTTTTATATAAAAGAAAAAAATCCGACTACACAAGTGCAACCAGCTGAGCGAGGAACCTTTGATGAAGTCCTAAGCTCTTAG
- a CDS encoding MFS transporter: MYHLYWKRNLVNLWIGVLFCSMAYSVSIPFLPIFLNTEMGVNDHLELWSGIAFGITFLASALIAPFWGSLADKYGRKPMLIRSGFSLAVLYLVCAFVTDPYVFVGVRLFQGLLSGFIPAAIALVGTGSPEDKTGYALGIMATAGATGSIIGPLIGGVVSHYYGNRNAFLFSAALVLVSALIATFGTREDSFKKTDTRSHVRDDIKEAMANRPLYFLLILAGLSTFSVMILEPLITVYVLEMGVVRSQASLSSGIVFSAVGIAAVLMAPRWGRIGGRIGFAQVLLIGLIGSGIGNILQFFVTNFFGFGALRFGYGLFYASVIPAINAMTVEVTKPEFRGRAFSLNQSATQLAMMAAPLIGGLLGSWMPIRWIFVLNGGMLLVAALLLWAKGKEVFTASHKATDTDVHSAG; encoded by the coding sequence ATGTATCATCTATATTGGAAGCGAAACCTGGTTAATTTGTGGATAGGGGTATTGTTTTGCAGCATGGCCTATTCGGTCTCCATTCCGTTTTTACCTATTTTTTTGAATACGGAAATGGGCGTCAATGATCATTTGGAGCTGTGGTCGGGGATTGCCTTTGGAATCACTTTTTTAGCCAGTGCGCTCATTGCTCCGTTCTGGGGCTCGCTCGCAGATAAGTATGGACGCAAGCCGATGCTGATTCGTTCCGGCTTTAGTTTGGCGGTATTGTACCTGGTATGTGCCTTTGTGACAGACCCCTATGTGTTCGTAGGAGTACGTCTGTTTCAGGGCCTTCTCTCCGGTTTTATTCCTGCAGCCATCGCACTGGTTGGTACAGGGTCGCCCGAGGACAAAACGGGGTATGCACTTGGCATCATGGCGACCGCCGGGGCCACCGGCAGTATTATAGGTCCGCTGATTGGCGGGGTAGTAAGTCATTATTATGGCAATCGAAATGCCTTTTTGTTCTCTGCGGCGCTTGTGCTGGTGTCTGCGTTAATCGCGACCTTTGGCACCAGAGAGGACAGCTTTAAGAAAACAGACACCCGCTCGCATGTCCGCGATGATATCAAGGAGGCTATGGCTAATCGACCATTGTACTTTTTGCTCATTCTGGCCGGACTGAGTACCTTTTCCGTCATGATTTTGGAACCGCTCATTACGGTGTACGTGCTTGAGATGGGAGTTGTTCGCAGCCAGGCTTCTTTAAGCTCGGGAATTGTATTCTCAGCCGTAGGCATTGCGGCCGTGCTCATGGCTCCGCGATGGGGGCGAATCGGCGGACGGATCGGTTTTGCACAAGTGCTGCTGATCGGACTGATTGGTTCTGGAATCGGGAATATTTTGCAATTTTTTGTAACCAACTTTTTTGGCTTTGGTGCGCTTCGCTTTGGGTACGGCTTGTTTTATGCGTCCGTCATCCCGGCGATCAATGCGATGACCGTGGAGGTCACCAAGCCGGAATTCCGCGGACGTGCCTTTAGCTTGAATCAATCGGCTACACAATTGGCGATGATGGCAGCTCCGCTGATTGGCGGTTTGCTCGGCAGCTGGATGCCGATCCGCTGGATTTTTGTGCTGAACGGTGGCATGCTGCTGGTTGCGGCGCTGCTGCTATGGGCGAAAGGAAAAGAAGTTTTCACAGCTTCCCATAAGGCAACGGACACGGATGTCCATTCTGCTGGATAG